One stretch of Methanothrix sp. DNA includes these proteins:
- a CDS encoding 3-isopropylmalate dehydratase large subunit: MAGQTLSEKIFSRAANREARAGEFVMASIDRAMIHDITGPLAVRGFYEIAGRGARVWDPSRIVILFDHQVPADSIKAAENHQMLRAFAREQGIINYDVFSGICHQVMPENGHVLPGQLIVGTDSHTCTYGALGAFATGIGSTDMASVFATGKLWFMVPQTLRLVIDGRLPRRVTSKDVILRIIGDIGADGANYLACEFAGSAVERMSVAERMTMTNMSIEMGAKAGLVEPDRTTMTYLREWVTGDPIRGDEDAIFTERHWNVNDLEPQVAMPHRVDNVVPVSRLPHVKIDQVFLGSCTNGRFEDLKLAAEVMGDEPVARGVRMIVIPASRKEYMRALRAGLIEKFVEAGAIVESPCCGPCMGGSFGLIGPGEVSLSTSNRNFVGRQGSPKGEVYLCSPAVAGASAITGEITDPREI; the protein is encoded by the coding sequence ATGGCTGGTCAAACCCTCTCGGAGAAGATATTCTCAAGGGCCGCGAACAGGGAGGCCAGAGCGGGCGAGTTCGTCATGGCCTCGATAGATCGCGCGATGATACATGACATAACCGGGCCCCTTGCTGTCAGGGGCTTCTACGAGATAGCAGGCAGGGGGGCCAGGGTATGGGATCCCTCCAGGATTGTGATACTCTTCGATCACCAGGTGCCTGCAGACAGCATAAAGGCGGCTGAGAACCATCAGATGCTGAGAGCATTTGCAAGAGAGCAGGGCATCATAAACTACGATGTATTCAGCGGAATCTGCCATCAGGTCATGCCCGAGAACGGCCATGTGCTTCCAGGGCAGCTCATTGTTGGCACGGACTCTCACACATGCACATACGGTGCGCTGGGAGCATTCGCGACCGGCATCGGCTCGACAGACATGGCCAGCGTCTTCGCCACAGGAAAGCTCTGGTTTATGGTCCCCCAGACCCTCAGGCTTGTGATAGACGGGCGCCTGCCAAGGAGAGTCACATCAAAGGATGTGATTCTAAGGATCATCGGGGATATCGGCGCGGATGGTGCGAACTACCTCGCATGCGAATTCGCCGGATCCGCGGTCGAAAGGATGAGCGTCGCAGAGAGGATGACCATGACCAACATGTCGATAGAGATGGGGGCGAAGGCAGGGCTTGTGGAGCCGGACAGGACGACCATGACGTACCTCAGGGAGTGGGTCACTGGGGATCCGATCAGGGGCGATGAGGACGCGATCTTCACAGAAAGACACTGGAACGTGAACGATCTCGAGCCACAGGTGGCCATGCCCCATCGCGTCGATAATGTTGTACCTGTAAGCAGGCTCCCCCACGTGAAGATCGATCAGGTCTTCCTCGGATCGTGCACGAATGGTCGATTCGAGGACCTCAAGCTCGCCGCAGAGGTGATGGGCGATGAGCCGGTCGCACGGGGCGTCAGAATGATCGTCATCCCTGCGAGCAGGAAGGAGTACATGAGGGCTCTCAGGGCAGGACTCATAGAGAAGTTCGTGGAGGCTGGCGCGATCGTCGAGTCACCCTGCTGCGGCCCGTGCATGGGCGGGAGCTTCGGGCTGATCGGGCCTGGAGAGGTCTCGCTGTCGACATCGAACAGGAATTTCGTCGGAAGGCAGGGGAGCCCGAAGGGAGAGGTTTATCTCTGCTCTCCCGCAGTCGCAGGGGCAAGCGCCATAACCGGAGAGATCACGGATCCCCGGGAGATCTGA
- the truA gene encoding tRNA pseudouridine(38-40) synthase TruA produces the protein MKVALKVAYLGDRYCGFQRQPGLRTVESVIRDALLRIGVANGDFCYAGRTDRGVSALGQVIDFWIDDERGHLAFPRVINGFLPSDVWAWARAVAPVGFSARWSALWREYRYFLFSPDLDLGSVRAASEHLVGTHDFRNFSTSKVDTIRRIISIDVNERGGIVMFDIRADGFLWNMVRRIVGALELIGIGEKPVGWIRELLDPSTPHGAPTAPPEGLMLMDVGYSGLEWVEDRYTKQRISRVLISEARRRAAMSCVVQEMLWRMR, from the coding sequence ATGAAGGTTGCACTGAAGGTCGCATATCTCGGAGATCGCTACTGCGGATTCCAGAGGCAGCCGGGGCTCCGCACGGTGGAATCTGTCATAAGAGATGCTCTTCTGAGGATCGGGGTCGCAAATGGGGACTTCTGCTATGCGGGAAGAACGGACAGAGGCGTAAGCGCGCTCGGCCAGGTCATCGACTTCTGGATTGATGATGAGAGAGGGCATCTCGCATTCCCCAGGGTGATCAACGGGTTCCTCCCATCTGATGTGTGGGCATGGGCCAGGGCTGTCGCGCCGGTCGGGTTCAGCGCCAGGTGGAGCGCCCTGTGGAGGGAGTACAGGTACTTTTTGTTCTCTCCGGATCTCGACCTGGGCTCAGTGAGAGCAGCTTCAGAGCATCTTGTAGGCACCCACGACTTCAGGAATTTCTCCACATCAAAGGTGGACACGATCCGCAGGATCATCTCCATTGATGTGAACGAGCGCGGTGGGATCGTCATGTTCGATATAAGAGCGGATGGGTTTCTCTGGAACATGGTCCGGCGCATCGTCGGAGCCCTCGAGCTGATAGGCATCGGCGAGAAGCCGGTGGGCTGGATCCGGGAGCTCCTCGATCCATCGACACCACACGGCGCGCCAACAGCCCCGCCAGAGGGACTGATGCTCATGGACGTCGGCTACAGTGGTCTGGAGTGGGTTGAGGATCGCTACACAAAGCAGCGCATCTCGAGGGTGCTCATCAGCGAGGCGAGAAGGAGAGCAGCGATGTCCTGCGTTGTCCAGGAGATGCTCTGGCGGATGAGGTGA
- a CDS encoding bifunctional 5,6,7,8-tetrahydromethanopterin hydro-lyase/3-hexulose-6-phosphate synthase has product MFLVGEALIGKEPEVAHIDLLIGDKNGPVGIAFANGLTQLSAGHTPLLSVIRPNLPAKPSTLIVPKVTVKSMEQAAIIFGPAQSAVAKAVADAVEEGVIPKERAEELVIVVSVFIHPDAKDYDAIYRYNYGATKLAIQRAMEGFPDVDKVLYEKDRSLHPVMGYRVMRLWDPPYLQIAFDIVDLAEVRRVLSEIPDSDHLLIEIGTPLVKMHGVQVVREVRRARPGSFVILDLKTLDTGNLEVRLAADASADAVVISGLAPRKTIELAIREAKKTGIYSIVDMLNVSDPVEVLRNLSVLPDVVELHRAIDMENSEHAWQSIPEIKSLGKRLLVAVAGGIRVDNVGDALRAGADIIVVGRAITRSKDVRDMTEQFLSQLKKSEIDQYRIMTDF; this is encoded by the coding sequence TTGTTTTTAGTAGGAGAGGCTCTTATCGGGAAGGAGCCCGAGGTAGCTCACATCGACCTGCTTATCGGGGATAAGAACGGTCCGGTGGGCATTGCGTTTGCAAATGGCCTCACGCAGCTCTCTGCCGGTCACACACCACTTCTCTCAGTCATAAGGCCGAACCTGCCGGCCAAGCCATCGACGCTGATAGTTCCGAAGGTCACTGTGAAGAGCATGGAGCAGGCGGCGATCATATTCGGTCCAGCCCAGAGTGCTGTGGCAAAGGCAGTGGCAGACGCCGTGGAGGAGGGTGTGATCCCAAAGGAGCGTGCTGAGGAGCTGGTGATCGTAGTATCTGTGTTCATACATCCGGATGCGAAGGACTACGACGCGATCTACAGGTACAACTACGGCGCGACTAAGCTGGCCATCCAGAGGGCGATGGAGGGATTCCCGGATGTAGATAAGGTCCTCTACGAGAAGGACAGATCCCTGCATCCGGTGATGGGCTACAGGGTGATGAGGCTCTGGGATCCACCGTACCTGCAGATAGCATTTGATATCGTCGATCTCGCTGAGGTCAGGCGGGTTCTTTCCGAGATTCCTGATAGCGATCATCTGCTGATAGAGATCGGCACGCCGCTGGTGAAGATGCATGGTGTTCAGGTCGTGAGGGAGGTGCGGAGAGCACGGCCAGGATCGTTTGTCATACTAGATCTGAAGACCCTGGACACGGGGAATCTCGAGGTCAGGCTTGCTGCAGACGCATCCGCGGATGCTGTTGTCATCTCAGGACTGGCGCCCAGAAAGACGATCGAGCTTGCGATCAGGGAGGCGAAAAAGACCGGCATATACTCGATAGTGGACATGCTGAATGTGAGCGATCCGGTTGAGGTTCTCAGGAACCTTTCGGTGCTTCCTGATGTTGTTGAGCTCCACAGGGCGATAGATATGGAGAACAGCGAGCATGCGTGGCAGAGCATCCCTGAGATCAAATCTCTCGGGAAGAGGCTGCTCGTCGCGGTTGCTGGTGGGATCAGGGTGGACAATGTCGGGGATGCACTCCGTGCTGGAGCAGATATTATCGTGGTCGGCAGGGCGATAACGAGATCAAAGGATGTCAGAGACATGACGGAGCAGTTCCTGAGCCAGCTGAAGAAGAGCGAGATCGATCAGTACAGAATCATGACAGACTTCTGA
- a CDS encoding alkaline phosphatase family protein, with the protein MLPLIIFLLISPAICASDGVSPAGESLPRGAVLLIVDGLGSSYIYPEHMPYSVDGRVLDHAVLFNISDGARVLDIRASIPSTVPAHSTIVTGCSTADEIMVGMDNATIFDAARRSGYMCIAIMQRGDFINMLLKQDGVLYFENNSLSGDPTMGSRAGLPEDVREIMEEWMHACQFYSSGYARYNRWGLDAATDMVRRLDRPFLLTVNIGGIDSAGHYRGFDEYIRVVRALDVGLGELVRACRERDVLLIVTADHGMSFTRSRGGHAGENYSNRLESLRIPLMAVGPGVDDVILGGKWSQADIAPTLLALLGIENDLALSDGRSLPIRKTYSLRVELPRPGGVEVRRNGSVVAADSGSSSYIFRGLERGIYDLYLAGDLRSTVIYNDTTLDLRQPGSGVIPRWLLGALLILAINACGVFVIVRLLR; encoded by the coding sequence ATGCTGCCGCTCATCATTTTTCTTCTCATATCTCCTGCGATCTGCGCCAGCGATGGCGTATCTCCGGCCGGCGAATCGCTGCCCAGGGGAGCAGTCCTTCTCATCGTCGATGGACTCGGGTCGAGCTACATCTACCCTGAGCATATGCCGTACTCGGTGGATGGAAGAGTCCTGGATCATGCAGTGCTGTTCAACATCAGCGATGGCGCCAGGGTTCTCGATATCAGGGCATCAATCCCATCCACTGTTCCGGCGCACAGCACGATAGTCACAGGATGCTCAACTGCGGATGAGATCATGGTGGGAATGGATAACGCCACGATATTCGATGCAGCTCGACGCAGTGGGTACATGTGTATCGCCATAATGCAGCGCGGTGATTTCATCAACATGCTTCTGAAGCAGGACGGGGTTCTTTATTTTGAGAACAACTCCCTCTCCGGGGATCCGACGATGGGATCCAGAGCCGGTCTCCCGGAGGATGTGCGTGAGATCATGGAGGAGTGGATGCATGCCTGCCAGTTTTACAGCTCAGGCTATGCCAGATACAACCGCTGGGGTCTCGACGCCGCCACAGACATGGTGAGAAGGCTGGACCGGCCATTTCTGCTCACAGTCAACATCGGCGGCATCGACTCCGCCGGTCATTACAGAGGTTTTGATGAGTACATTAGGGTTGTGAGGGCGCTGGATGTGGGACTGGGAGAGCTCGTTCGCGCCTGCAGGGAGAGGGATGTGCTGCTCATCGTTACCGCGGATCACGGCATGTCATTCACAAGATCCCGCGGAGGACATGCCGGAGAGAACTACTCAAACCGCCTGGAGAGCCTGAGGATACCTCTGATGGCAGTCGGACCGGGCGTTGATGATGTGATCCTGGGCGGCAAATGGTCGCAGGCGGATATCGCTCCCACACTGCTTGCGCTGCTCGGGATCGAGAACGATCTGGCGCTCAGCGATGGAAGGAGTCTGCCGATAAGAAAGACGTACAGCCTTCGGGTGGAGCTGCCACGCCCGGGCGGTGTGGAGGTTCGCAGAAACGGCTCGGTTGTTGCAGCGGACAGCGGCTCCTCAAGCTACATCTTCCGTGGGCTGGAGAGAGGGATTTACGATCTGTATCTCGCCGGAGATCTGAGATCCACTGTTATATACAACGACACAACCCTGGATCTGCGCCAGCCCGGCTCAGGAGTCATCCCGAGATGGCTTCTGGGAGCTCTCCTGATACTGGCCATAAATGCATGTGGGGTCTTTGTGATCGTGAGGTTGCTCAGATGA
- a CDS encoding presenilin family intramembrane aspartyl protease, which translates to MGRRAERPMLWMLLLIIAVQLLSLGMMPALSASEVRVFEDPSATSNAILYIGLVLVFTGFLLLATKLGWSWLISGTIQLCLFLSVFYVLGVYLPWMLALSISLVLMLAMLYYPEWYVVDSLGILVSAGVSVLFGISMEALPVIVLLSILAVYDAISVYKTKHMVTLAESVIKIRAPLLFVIPKSRSYSFRVRGADGRDAYFLGLGDAIMPSVLVVSANWSLPVSHEVFGVALPAIGAMLGTYMGFMVLAVTSGERPQAGLPFLNGGAVIGFLTGCLLSGVWPF; encoded by the coding sequence ATGGGAAGACGAGCAGAGCGTCCCATGCTGTGGATGCTTCTTCTGATAATCGCGGTTCAGCTCCTCTCGCTTGGCATGATGCCCGCGCTCTCGGCGAGCGAGGTTCGGGTCTTTGAGGATCCGTCCGCGACATCGAATGCCATACTCTACATCGGACTGGTGCTGGTATTCACAGGATTTCTGCTTCTGGCAACGAAGCTCGGATGGAGCTGGCTCATCTCCGGGACCATCCAGCTCTGCCTATTCCTAAGCGTCTTTTACGTTCTCGGCGTCTACCTGCCGTGGATGCTGGCATTATCGATCTCCCTCGTTCTCATGCTTGCGATGCTGTACTATCCAGAGTGGTACGTGGTGGACTCACTGGGGATTCTTGTGAGCGCAGGAGTCAGTGTTCTCTTCGGGATCAGCATGGAGGCTCTGCCTGTGATCGTTCTCCTCTCAATTCTTGCTGTCTATGATGCGATATCCGTCTACAAAACAAAACACATGGTCACGCTGGCTGAGAGCGTAATAAAGATCAGGGCACCTCTGCTCTTTGTCATCCCGAAGAGCAGAAGCTACAGCTTCCGGGTTCGGGGAGCTGATGGGAGAGACGCATACTTCCTTGGGCTGGGGGATGCGATAATGCCATCAGTGCTTGTTGTATCCGCGAACTGGTCTCTTCCAGTGAGTCATGAGGTCTTCGGCGTCGCCCTGCCGGCGATCGGCGCGATGCTCGGGACGTACATGGGTTTCATGGTTCTCGCAGTGACCTCAGGTGAGAGACCGCAGGCTGGACTGCCGTTCCTCAACGGCGGAGCTGTGATCGGATTTCTCACTGGATGTCTGCTCTCAGGAGTGTGGCCGTTCTGA
- a CDS encoding MoaD/ThiS family protein, translated as MISVSVRIFADVEAERKLVLPEGTTYYGLLDLLGINPETVVITRDGVPVPFNDSALPGEIEIIRVVSAG; from the coding sequence TTGATATCTGTATCCGTGAGGATATTCGCTGATGTTGAGGCTGAGAGGAAGCTCGTCCTGCCTGAGGGGACCACATATTACGGGCTTCTGGATCTCCTTGGCATAAACCCGGAGACAGTGGTGATCACAAGGGACGGGGTACCCGTTCCGTTCAACGACTCAGCGCTTCCAGGCGAGATCGAGATCATCCGGGTTGTATCTGCTGGCTAG
- a CDS encoding ArsR family transcriptional regulator, with translation MRQFSVRVLDERDAEFVETLVSVGIPRNVAAMITYLSNVEEATSREIEIGSNLRQPEVSVAMRVLRANNWVEERELKKDGKGRPMKVYRLTVSLDEIIKHFEEEKKREAAKIMESIKRLRELSKKISLKGSSQQIQPG, from the coding sequence ATGAGACAGTTCTCCGTAAGGGTTCTCGATGAGAGGGACGCCGAGTTTGTGGAGACGCTGGTCTCCGTGGGCATACCCAGAAATGTGGCCGCCATGATAACGTATCTCTCCAACGTTGAGGAGGCCACGTCCAGGGAGATCGAGATTGGCTCAAACCTGAGACAGCCAGAGGTCTCAGTTGCGATGAGGGTGCTCAGAGCGAACAACTGGGTCGAGGAGAGAGAGCTCAAGAAGGACGGCAAGGGCAGGCCCATGAAGGTGTACAGGCTGACTGTGAGCCTTGATGAGATCATAAAGCACTTCGAGGAGGAGAAGAAGAGAGAGGCCGCAAAAATAATGGAAAGCATAAAGAGGCTGAGGGAGCTGAGCAAAAAGATCAGCCTGAAGGGATCTAGCCAGCAGATACAACCCGGATGA
- a CDS encoding heterodisulfide reductase — translation MAFYTLGLTFSIVIALTVVVLAVWLYGMYFNFKKWGIGSTGYQEPLAHSFWLFIATWIHEAFKDGVWVFIRTLILDVLLLRRTLRRSPVRWVMHMAIFYGFVTLAALSGLGLFMDIIEHFNILGMAHQAEMVKKAMELPFDIFGYLLLFGSTISILRRILLKEVRDATTAYDVVLIGGVFLITITGFYAEWMRGNAFLVGDVFANPVYAPHFALIHTILALCLFAFILPWSRYLHVIAAPMTILANRGGE, via the coding sequence ATGGCGTTTTACACACTGGGCCTCACCTTCTCCATCGTGATAGCTTTGACAGTCGTTGTGCTGGCGGTCTGGCTCTATGGCATGTACTTCAACTTCAAAAAGTGGGGCATTGGCTCCACAGGATACCAAGAGCCGCTCGCCCACAGCTTCTGGCTGTTCATTGCCACCTGGATTCATGAGGCATTCAAGGACGGAGTATGGGTCTTTATAAGAACACTTATACTGGATGTGCTTCTCCTCAGAAGAACTCTGCGAAGAAGCCCGGTCAGATGGGTCATGCATATGGCCATCTTTTATGGATTTGTGACACTTGCTGCGCTTTCGGGTCTCGGTCTTTTCATGGATATTATAGAGCACTTTAACATTCTTGGCATGGCCCATCAGGCTGAGATGGTGAAGAAGGCTATGGAGCTGCCCTTTGACATCTTTGGATATCTGTTGCTCTTCGGCTCCACGATCTCGATACTTCGCAGGATCCTCCTCAAGGAGGTCAGGGACGCGACAACAGCTTACGATGTGGTGCTGATTGGAGGCGTGTTCCTGATAACAATAACCGGATTCTACGCGGAGTGGATGCGCGGAAACGCATTCCTGGTGGGAGATGTCTTCGCAAATCCTGTTTATGCTCCACACTTTGCACTGATCCACACGATACTGGCGCTCTGTCTCTTCGCATTCATACTCCCGTGGAGCAGGTATCTTCACGTCATAGCAGCACCGATGACGATCCTCGCAAACAGAGGAGGCGAGTAA
- a CDS encoding heterodisulfide reductase-related iron-sulfur binding cluster encodes MADNKPNNKPLISGFLMSTQLMELNACTRCKECMNWCPTYAVRPDRPEITPMYKIAKFREMLDSQYGLRAKLFGPKPLHEDEINKYTEDTYMCTTCGVCGTVCESAILTVELWEAIRPNLVVRGNGPYGKQSFFPKLLKTDRNPYQAKQEERLCWVPKDAKVDESGKIAYFAGCTAAYRQQALGVATVRVLNALGVDFCMLGKDEWCCASALVRTGQRPVMKEHAVHNIDALKDRGVETVLYACAGCLRAATIDWPRWYEGYIPYKNMPLSVFLRDKIREGAVDYKRTVDYKVTYHDPCHNGRHLMHINGRDWAFEAPRDVLQSIPGLKFIDMERSREFQRCCGAGGGVKAGLPDLALDCAVNRLRDAEQVGADIIASTCPFCRRNIMDGRNSVNSPIKVLDVVELVAAAMGLDVTIPENPYTKYQEQDTIVCKDVCKLETVVGKEAGKDIVGEAH; translated from the coding sequence GTGGCAGATAACAAGCCCAACAATAAGCCTCTCATATCAGGGTTCCTGATGTCAACACAGCTCATGGAGCTGAACGCCTGTACGAGATGCAAGGAGTGCATGAACTGGTGCCCGACTTACGCTGTGAGGCCGGACAGGCCCGAGATAACCCCGATGTACAAGATCGCCAAGTTCAGGGAGATGCTCGACAGTCAATATGGATTGAGAGCAAAGCTCTTTGGTCCAAAGCCGCTCCATGAGGATGAGATCAACAAATACACAGAAGACACATACATGTGCACAACATGCGGTGTATGCGGCACAGTCTGCGAGTCCGCGATACTCACCGTGGAGCTCTGGGAGGCTATAAGACCGAATCTCGTGGTCAGAGGCAACGGCCCCTACGGAAAGCAGTCATTCTTCCCGAAGCTGCTCAAGACAGACAGGAACCCATATCAGGCGAAGCAGGAAGAGAGGCTCTGCTGGGTTCCGAAGGACGCGAAGGTCGATGAGTCTGGGAAGATCGCCTACTTCGCAGGATGCACAGCGGCATACAGGCAGCAGGCTCTCGGCGTTGCGACGGTGAGGGTGCTGAACGCGCTCGGCGTGGACTTCTGCATGCTAGGCAAGGATGAGTGGTGCTGCGCCTCAGCGCTGGTCAGGACTGGGCAGAGGCCTGTGATGAAGGAGCATGCTGTTCACAACATAGACGCTCTGAAGGACAGAGGTGTCGAGACAGTCCTCTACGCATGTGCTGGCTGCCTCAGGGCAGCGACAATCGACTGGCCCAGATGGTATGAGGGATACATACCGTACAAGAACATGCCCCTGTCGGTATTCCTCAGAGATAAGATAAGGGAAGGGGCGGTCGATTACAAGAGAACCGTGGATTACAAGGTCACATATCATGACCCCTGCCACAACGGTCGCCACCTGATGCACATAAACGGCAGGGACTGGGCGTTCGAGGCTCCGAGAGATGTTCTCCAGTCCATTCCAGGCCTGAAGTTCATCGATATGGAAAGGAGCAGGGAGTTCCAGAGGTGCTGCGGCGCCGGAGGGGGTGTGAAGGCAGGGCTTCCTGACCTGGCGCTGGACTGCGCGGTTAACAGGCTCAGGGATGCCGAGCAGGTTGGGGCAGACATCATAGCAAGCACATGCCCGTTCTGCAGGCGCAACATAATGGACGGCAGGAACTCGGTGAACTCTCCGATAAAGGTCCTGGATGTCGTGGAGCTCGTGGCAGCTGCGATGGGTCTCGATGTGACGATTCCGGAGAACCCCTACACCAAGTACCAGGAGCAGGATACGATCGTCTGCAAGGACGTCTGCAAGCTGGAGACTGTTGTTGGCAAGGAGGCAGGAAAGGACATCGTCGGCGAGGCCCATTAG
- a CDS encoding (Fe-S)-binding protein: MVSAMEIYQLTPKLNCKKCGLPTCMAFAVALLAREKQIEDCTPLLEPKYEAKLKKLREVMAPVAGATETGLIIHEDRCYGCGNCVVACPVNVANDPKGSAIGLGPKSDKVILIVEDGVVKCLNPKECRRFGPNRILCNLCTATCPSKAIEFV, encoded by the coding sequence ATGGTCAGCGCTATGGAGATCTATCAGCTAACACCAAAGCTGAACTGCAAGAAGTGCGGCCTTCCGACATGCATGGCATTCGCTGTTGCCCTTCTTGCCAGAGAGAAGCAGATCGAGGACTGCACACCTCTGCTGGAGCCAAAATACGAGGCGAAGCTGAAGAAGCTCAGAGAGGTCATGGCGCCGGTTGCGGGCGCTACAGAGACCGGGCTGATAATCCACGAGGATCGGTGCTACGGCTGCGGCAACTGTGTGGTGGCCTGCCCGGTGAACGTGGCAAACGACCCGAAGGGATCTGCAATCGGGCTGGGGCCAAAGAGCGATAAGGTCATACTCATCGTGGAGGATGGTGTTGTGAAGTGCCTCAACCCCAAGGAGTGCAGGCGATTCGGCCCGAACAGGATATTGTGCAATCTGTGCACAGCGACCTGCCCGAGCAAGGCAATAGAGTTCGTCTAG
- a CDS encoding formylmethanofuran dehydrogenase subunit B: MAVCTGCSLLCDDIEVTIDGRRITKTKNLCRKGFGRYRSLASDRSVRRVDGKQVGIDEAISRAAEMLRDAKRPLLFGWSCSTLEAQRKGIELARRTKAIIDDTSSICQGEIMDMVIREEIPSCTLDDVRNYGDTLIFWGCDPSSSHPRHMSRFSYFPRGEKLQRGHEEDRTAFLIDIRASPTAKILSGNFVQIPPGGDADLIDAMLAVLDGKIPRVRDKKAMISMMNTLKKADMGVVFPGLGLAYSLKGRMDRLKMLVDRLNETTKYNVIPMVGHYNMRGFNQLLFNETGFINRVSFADGVDHGPMYSVVEASKSCDLALVVGSDPISSLPAGIARALAGVPMITLDPHRTLTTELSRVVIPTALSGIEAGGSALRMDGVRIEFDPIMKSEYPSDEEVLSMILEEI, encoded by the coding sequence ATGGCTGTATGCACTGGATGCTCCCTTCTCTGCGATGATATCGAGGTCACGATTGATGGGAGAAGAATAACCAAGACGAAGAACCTGTGCAGAAAGGGATTCGGCAGATACAGGTCCCTCGCCTCCGACAGATCCGTGCGGAGGGTTGATGGGAAGCAGGTCGGCATCGATGAGGCCATCTCCAGGGCTGCAGAGATGCTGAGGGATGCGAAGAGGCCTCTGCTCTTCGGCTGGTCGTGTTCGACGCTGGAGGCGCAGAGGAAGGGCATCGAGCTTGCGAGGAGGACAAAGGCGATCATCGACGACACCTCTTCCATATGCCAGGGGGAGATCATGGATATGGTTATCCGCGAGGAGATCCCGAGCTGTACCCTGGATGATGTGAGGAACTACGGCGACACTCTGATCTTCTGGGGATGCGACCCATCGAGCAGCCACCCGAGACACATGTCACGCTTCTCATACTTCCCACGCGGGGAGAAGCTCCAGAGGGGGCATGAGGAGGACAGGACCGCTTTTCTCATAGATATCAGGGCATCCCCCACTGCGAAGATACTCTCCGGAAACTTTGTACAGATTCCTCCAGGCGGAGATGCTGATCTCATAGATGCGATGCTTGCGGTCCTCGACGGGAAGATCCCCAGGGTGAGAGACAAGAAGGCCATGATCTCCATGATGAACACACTGAAAAAAGCGGATATGGGCGTTGTATTCCCCGGGCTGGGGCTCGCATACTCCCTAAAGGGGAGGATGGATCGCCTGAAGATGCTGGTGGACAGGCTGAATGAGACCACCAAATACAACGTCATACCGATGGTGGGTCATTACAACATGCGCGGGTTCAACCAGCTGCTGTTCAATGAGACTGGCTTCATAAACAGGGTATCGTTCGCTGATGGTGTTGATCACGGGCCGATGTACAGCGTGGTTGAGGCATCGAAGAGCTGCGATCTCGCCCTGGTTGTGGGATCTGACCCGATATCGTCCCTCCCCGCCGGGATCGCAAGGGCGCTCGCAGGGGTCCCGATGATAACCCTCGATCCGCACAGGACGCTCACCACCGAGCTCTCGAGGGTTGTTATACCCACGGCCCTGTCTGGCATCGAGGCAGGCGGAAGCGCTCTCAGGATGGACGGTGTGAGGATCGAGTTCGATCCGATCATGAAGAGCGAGTATCCATCAGATGAAGAGGTTCTATCGATGATCCTGGAGGAGATCTGA
- a CDS encoding molybdopterin dinucleotide binding domain-containing protein, which produces MRVTVVTFRDIFQSEAQEVDRFGEEYRKMSAVVFLDKSDASKSGIKDGSNVLVESDNGRVVVVARISEDAHPGLAFMPNSPWSNRLVPAETDDTRIPSYKSISATVSVTDDKVPTVEDLLRELVS; this is translated from the coding sequence ATGAGGGTAACGGTCGTGACATTCAGAGACATATTCCAGAGCGAGGCACAGGAGGTCGACAGGTTCGGCGAGGAATACAGAAAGATGAGCGCTGTTGTCTTCCTCGATAAAAGCGATGCCTCGAAGAGTGGAATAAAAGACGGATCGAATGTGCTGGTGGAGAGCGATAACGGGAGGGTCGTCGTGGTGGCCAGAATCTCAGAGGATGCGCATCCGGGTCTGGCCTTCATGCCGAACAGCCCCTGGTCGAACCGATTGGTCCCAGCGGAAACAGATGATACCCGGATACCCAGCTACAAGAGCATCAGCGCGACGGTAAGCGTGACAGACGATAAAGTTCCAACCGTTGAGGACCTTCTCAGGGAGCTGGTCTCATGA